CATGTCTGcacaaaaatggaaggaaatccATCTAAATATATGTAGGAATTATCTTTGGGCTTAGATTTTAGGTGGTTTTTGCCTATGGTCTAGTActcaatttttattcatttttttttaacaagaacttCTTTTAGTGTTATATTTGAAGCAGAACTATTttattgttgaaaaaaaaaaaaaagaaaatgttagttAATTTCCACAAACAGCAATATCTCCAAAAAATAGTGCCACTCAGATCAACCACGTTATTTTTGAAACTAGCTACAGGACACTCTCCTCctacaaaaacacaaaaacagctagtggacaagCAGAACTGTCTGAATCCATGGTTCTGGGACTCTGGAAGCCAGGGCAGCACTGTACaccatccaggaaagagcaggatagggagactgagaagctgcagcaaaaTCTTTGAGTGAAACACCTTTGTGGCAGTAGCCAGTGCCCAGCACCCACCTTTGAGGTTTGCCTCAGGTATGGTCCGTGGCTGGCTGCCATGGATGGGAGGGGCCTGAAGGCCTGCCTCCCCAGGAAAAGTGGGGGACACACGGTCTAGTGCTGAGCCTGTCTTCTGATTGGTGAGTTTGGACTAGTGGGTTCCAGTTTTGAATTGTGATTTAGCCTGCCTGGAACAGGGAACTtcacagccattgtttcaacactgccctgtaggagaaaatatttggaaactacatatccaataagggtttaatatccagactatacaAAGAAagcctataactcaacaataaaaagacaaacaacccaatttaaaaatgggcaaaagacttcaatagacatttttccaaagaggaaacacaaatggctaaaaagcgcatgaaaagatgctcaatattactagctattagggaaatgcaaatcaaaaccacaattagataccatctcacacctgctagaatggccattatccaaaagacagaaaactacaagtgctggagaggatgtggagaaagaggaacactcattcactgctggtgggaatataaaatggtgtggccgctgtggaagacagtttggcagttcctcaggaatctaagtatagaatttccatatgatccagcaatatcTTGCTGCTGGGTAAATAATCAGAAGACACGAAAGCGGGGACTCAAGCAGAGttatgcacaccaatgttcatggtggcataattcacaattgccagaagatggaaactacccaagtgtccatcaaccgatgaatggataaacaaaatatggtatatacatacaatggaatattattcagctgtaagaagaaatgaagtcctgatgcatgtgacaacatggatgaaccttgaggacattatgttgagtgaaataagccagacacaaaaggacaaatattttatggtctcaccGATATGAACTGGTTATAATTAGCAAACTCTGGGTGTTAAAATCAAGAGCAtatgttaccaggagatagaatgagggtagaaaatggggagctgatgcttaatttgtgcagaatttttaataaagttgattgtaaatgtttggaaatagatagaggGGATGGTAGAACATTATCATTagtgtaattaacagccctgaattgTGTATGTGActgtagttgaaaggggaagtttagggttgtgtatgtcactagaagaaaagctagaggatgaaacataggactgtataacatagtgaacccggTTATGGGCaatgaatgtggttaatagtgcaaatataagaatgttcttccatgaactagaacaaacgtatgtcattattacaaggtgttaattgtaaagaaatatgtgaaaaatacacctaatgcaaactatgagctaaagttaacagtaatattttactaatctttcatcagttgtagcaaagataccataccaatgctaaatgtcaatAGTAGGTGAGTATAAGGGGTacagcatttttctttttggacaatgaaaatgttcaaaattgattgtgatgatgaatgcacaactctgtgattatactgagagccattgattgtatattttggatggatcatatggtgtgtgaataaaactgttttcaaaTAACTCAATTCACAGCTTTTATTCACAGCATTTCTACTATATTTCCCAGACTTATAAACAGACTAACAATAGTGCACTACATTTAAGCTAGCTAGAAAATTAGTTATAGGTGATCATCCCCTTCTTTCTGCACAAACACAAATATGCACAAACATAGagtcacacgcacacacaccaaaCATACGAACTGTTTTGCAATTCTGATGTTTCAGGACATCCCTGGGAAATGGAATGcactgttttgctttgtttatttcttaGTTGTTTCTTCACAGCTATTTACCATGGACTTTGTTTATCAGTTGCCTTCACTTTCTACTTTATTCATATTAGCAATGTTGGAATTTTAGGAAGGCTAAAAATATCcccatataaaaaacaaacaaattacaaTACCTGTTGTGATAGCTAAGTGGAACCATTTTTCTGAATGGAAGATTtatagaaagaggaagaaaaatgaacccTTAATGCAAATACACACAAACTTCTACTAGCTGGGGCATTAAAACATGCTGccaatatgattttttaatgagATCTGTTGAACTAAGATATGCTGAAATCTCAGTATCCCTATTAATATTTGGGCTTTGCTTAGGCCATCATGTGAAACTTTCTTTTCTCTGGTTTTTGCACTGGTCCAATAAGGAATCCCAAGGTCAGGGCTCAAGTCGCAAGTTGGTGATAGCCTGTAGCATCAGTTAAGTTTCCTCATGGAGAGACTTCAAAAAGCTTTGGACGAGTTTGGttacctttataatttttttatttttctaccaaAAGATGTAATCTGCATTGTGGTGGTTTTACTATGAGTATTTGATTCATAGCAGAAATGCTCTGACTTTTCAAGGGAAGCCGTGGTCCTGTCTCAGTGGGTGGAGTGGGTCATCACATGTATTTTCCCAGGACCTTCCTCATGCCCCCCATGACATCcctgttcctcaggctgtagatgagGGGGTTCAGGGCTGGGGTGACAATTGTGTAGAAAACAGAGATGATGTTGTCCTGTTTGGGACTGTGAAAGGAACTGGGCAAGACATACATGAATGTGGCAGCTCCATAGAACATCCCGACCACCATCACATGGGAAGAGCACGTGACCAgggctttcttccttccctccgtTGAGGGCACGTGGAGCACAGCAAAGAGGATCAATGTGTAGGAGGCAAGGATAGCAACAAGAGGAGGTATCAGGAAGGTCACACCCATCACATACACCATGAGTTCATATCTGGAAGTATCTGCACAGGCCAACTTGAGCAAGGGTGGGATCTCACAGAGCAGGTGCCTGATCTTCCGGGCATTGCAGAAGGGATAGTGCATAGTATACATGGTATATACCAGAGCACTCAGGGAGGCCAGGATCCAGGATGTGGCCACCATGGACCAGCAGACCCTAGGCCTCATGAGGACCATGTAGTTCAGAGGATGGCAAATGGCCACGTACCTGTCATAGGCCATGAAAGCCAGGAGGAGGTCCTCTGCACCACCCAGCATCAGGGCCAGGAACATCTGAAGGGCACAGCCTCCAAACGAGATGGTGTTTTGTCTGCTCAGAAAATCCACAAGGGCTTTGGGAGTGACGACAGATGTGAAGAGGAGGTCCATGAGCGAGAGCTGCCCAAGCAGGAGGTACATGGGCACGTGGAGCCAGGCATCCACTGTGATGACCAGGAGCAGAAGGCCATTGCTGGTCAGGGCCAACATGTACAGGACAGCGATTGTGGAGCAGAGCAGCTCAGGGGACCCACTGTCATTCAGAATCCCCATCAAGATGAAGGCGCTTCCCAAGGTGGAGTTCCAGGGCTCCATTCTGTGTGGTTTCTTTAGTCACCTAGAACTAGATAGATTCTCAGTGAATTTTTGCTTAGATGTGCCCCTACTTTTGTAACATCAGAGGTCTCTGACAGATAGTCAATATAAATCCAATGAGGTGAGACCTTTCCCAATGATAACTGACTTCACTTTCAAATTTCTGAATATCTGACACTTTATTGTATCTTGATAAAATAATTATCTAAATGAGGAACAGGGATCACAGCAATAactaaatatttagagattactaataaaaatattattcaggGCATTACCCTTGAACATGCATCTTCGCAGTTAGATTAAATCTCCTCTCTCTTAATAGTAAACAATAATCTGAACCCGTACCCTTGATTATTCTTGTACATGTGTTTTAAGTGTAATTTTTGGCAAATGATTTAAATATCCAGTTAGTTTTCTACATGGACCTGTTTGAAATATGAAATTCCAGAACAGATACAGACATTTCATTTCAATAAAGCACATCCACTTCTTTTCCTATTTGACTTATATCCACATTAGCTTACAGCATTCAAGGCTGGACAAAATCTCATTAGAAGAGCTAAAGGGTATCCATGCAGTTACACCTCTTGGCCAGCCCCATATTCTCTATGAGCCTAAGAAAGAAGGGAGACTGAACTGTTTAAGGCTAGGGGATGGTGTATTTTTGATGGTGTTGCTTTGAGAGCTAAATATTTAGGATCAGTGCAAATGTAAGTGCTGTTCAACAGGTAATGATGAGATTTGGACACGGAATACTCAGGTATATGATAACAGACGTGGCTCTGCCCAGGAAGTTGAGGGTATTTGTGTTtgggagaaatggggaaaggggtgGGCAACAAAAGGGTATGTATTTTATGTTGTAATCAGACTAGTGATCGTACCaccctctcctgcctctctctcGCATCTGCTGGGCCAAAGTATCCACTCTGGATGGGAGGGCACAGAGATAGATAGTAAGGAAGTGCCTCCTTTCTGGAAAGCTGGTGTTGATGTGAGATACCGAAACCTATAGAGAAGTCAGCAGAGAGAGAGCCTGAGATAGACAGGAGTGTGCATCATGCTTCACCTGAACTGGATAGATAATGATAACTCTGAATATATGGTTAAAGTATTTGGAAGTGAAACATCTTTCTGTAAATCATCTACCCATATTGTGGCTTATATATTTTGCACTTCATTGGTTTCACCTGAACTATTCTGGGGCCACAGGACTTTAATGATAAAAGGATTAGAGCACACGATGGGTATATCTTCTGCCTTGGGACATTCATCATGAGCTAGAAGCAAAAATGCCTTATCAGAGGCCAAAATCCCACAGGGTCTAGTAGCAGTTACTGAGACTTCCACCAGGCACCCACACCTGGGCTAAATAAAGTACAGGCTCTTTATCAATACAAAttggttctttcttcctgttCAGAATACCGAAAGAACAGGTGGGTTGGGATATGGAGCCCGAAACACTATGGAGTCAAGCAGACAGATTGGGGTCTGGTCAAGCAGATTCTTGTGGTCTGGTTTAGACTCTATTTCTAAACTCGTACTTTACTAGAGGCTTTTCCCTGGAAAGGAGACTGTGTCCTTACCAAAGGTGGTGAGAAGTCTCCAGCTGCCAGACCACCCAGGCAATCCTATGGGTTGTTGGAGGTTGAGGATGAACCAGTAGAAATGCGGCAGGAGGGTGTGCCTTTTTCAGCAGTTTCCAGTTAAAGTGTCTAAGGGGTCTGACAGAGATCAGGTGTCACGGCCCCTTCTACTCCTATGTCTCTGCAAGTCTTCTCTGGAGATGGCAGTGCAGAAGGACAGAAGACTAAGACAGTCATTCAGCAGCTTCTTATGTAGCAAAAAGATGACTTTCCTTTTCTTACACCTGTGAAGAAATAGGAGCAACTGCTTCTCTCCTTCGATTTCTGTGGGAGGGAACCCATGTAACCCTGACAGTTATCAGAGTAAGTTCTTGAATCCAGGTGCTCAGTCTTTCAGTTAATTCTGCTGAGGTCTTGGAGGGAAGATGAAAGCAGCAGAATTCCAGGGAAGTAGATATTGGAAGATCTGCCCAATAGGGACCTGCAGTGCCCATCCTCACTGCAACAGGAAACATCCGTGAACCACAGCCCTGTCCTGAGGGAGGCAGTGCTGTCTCCTCATCTCCTGACCtcatccctctctttctcttctgcccCTATGTTCAGAGGGACTTATCATCTCAACTGAAAAGCTCTCCCCTGGAAATAATGGCCCAGGAAACAGGACATTAATGAATCCTCTTGAGCATGTCTCCTGGCCTGCTTCCCCcgcattcttctttttttttttttttttaatcttcattttattgagatatattcacataccacgcagtcacacaaaacaaatcatacatttgattgttcacagtaccattacatagttgtacattcatcacctaaatcaatccctgacaccttcattagcacacacacaaaaataacaagaataataattcaagtgaaaaagagcaattgaagtaaaaaagaacactgggtacctttgtctgtttgtttgtttccttcccctctttttctactcatccatccataaagtagacaaaggggagtgtggtccttatggctttcccaatcccattgtcacccctcataagctacatttttatacaattgtcttcgagattcatgggttctgggttgtagtttgatagtttcaggtatccaccaccaactaccccaattctttagaacctaaaaagggttgtctaaattgtgcataagagtgcccaccagagtgacctctcggctccttttggaatctctctgccactgaagcttatttcatttcctttcacatccacttttggtcaagaagatgttctccgtcccacgatgccaggtctacattcctcccctggagtcatattccacgtccCTGCATTCTTCTTACTAAATGAGCTCTGAAGCCCTAGGTTTCTATCCCACCCCAAGGGAAATGGCGATGGCCTATTTCTAAATTGCTGACTGAATAGACAGCAACAAGAGCAGGAAACAAAGGGCCCCACATGCCAGCCCTCCAACCTCAGGTGGAAAGGGGGGCTTCATGGCATGTGTGAGATCCTGAGTACATCCATCACCCCCAGAGTGTGATCCTTTTAGAACAGACTATTTACACTTCTAAGTGCCCATGCTCTGTGAAGTCTGTAATTACCAGTTTCTCCCTTCATTGACGTTGGCTTGTACTCATGCATGTGCATCTTGCTGTTACCATTCCTGCCACCAGTGAGCTCAGTAATGCCTGAAGAGACACTGGACAATTTtccaagcaaagaaaaaaagaaaaagaagaagaaagaagtccACGCAGTGCTGGAACTGTAGAACAccattgaaaatgaaaatctctTAAATGCTCTGAGAGATAACAGAAGACAGATAATCCTCTAAGACAATGGCAATGGACTTTTCAGGGTGGTTATTAGGATAAGGGAGAAATAGCTTCAAAAGTGATGAGAGAATATAACCACACCCCTAGAATTCTATGCACAAGTATACTATCATTAAGAGTGAGGACAAATCGAAAGCAAAAGCTAAAAGAATTTAGTGCCAAAGATCCCAAGTAAAATAATTTAACCAAGAAGAAAAGTGATTCCAGATGCAATGTTTACAATACAGGAAACAATGGGGAACACAGAAACCAAGTGAATAAAAGAGCTGGCAAgcgggcggggcaagatggcagactggtgagctgtatgttttagttactcctccaggaaagtaggtaaaaagccaggaactgcgtggactggacatcacagagcaatctgtctttgggcatacttcatacaacactcatgaaaacgtggaaccgctgagatcagcgaaatctgtaagtttttgcggccaggggacccgcgcccctccctgccaggctcagtcccgggggaggaggggctgtcagctccagtaaggagaagggagaattgcagtggctgctcttatcggaaactcattctactgattcaaactccaaccatagatagactgaggacagacaccagagactctgagagcagccagcccagcagagaggagacaggcatagaaaaaaaacaacacgaaaaactgcaaaataaaagcagaggatttttggagttctggtgaacacagaaaggggaagggcggagatcaggccttgaggcgcatatgcaaatcccgaagcaaggctgatctctctgccctgggcacttttccttaatggccctggttgctttgtctattagcatttcaataacccattagatctctgaggagggccgtttttttttttttttttttttttttaaatcctttttgctttttctaaaacaattactctaagaagctcaatacagaaagcttcaaagaattgaaatttgggcacctcaagtcaagagcagaactaagagagctctgagacaaaaggcaataatccagtggctgagaaaattcactaaacaacacaacttcccaagaaaaggggggtgtccgctcacagccaccatcctggtggacaggaaacactcctgcccatcgccagccccatagcccagagctgccccagacaacccagtgtgacggaagtgcttcaaataacaggcacacaccacaaaactgggcgtggacattagccttccctgcaacctcagctgaatgtcccagagctgggaagggggagcagtgtgaattaacagagccccattcagccatcatttgagcagactgggagcctcccaacacagcccagcagcccagaactgccctggggggacggcactcacctgtgacagagcacagtcatccctcaacagaggacctggggtgcacagcctggaagaggggcccacttgcaagtctcaggagccatacgccaataccaaagacttgtgggtcagtggcagagacaaactgtggcaggactgaactgaaggattagactattgcagtagctttaaaactctaggatcatcagggagatttgattg
This genomic stretch from Choloepus didactylus isolate mChoDid1 chromosome 6, mChoDid1.pri, whole genome shotgun sequence harbors:
- the LOC119536999 gene encoding olfactory receptor 2AG1-like, whose protein sequence is MEPWNSTLGSAFILMGILNDSGSPELLCSTIAVLYMLALTSNGLLLLVITVDAWLHVPMYLLLGQLSLMDLLFTSVVTPKALVDFLSRQNTISFGGCALQMFLALMLGGAEDLLLAFMAYDRYVAICHPLNYMVLMRPRVCWSMVATSWILASLSALVYTMYTMHYPFCNARKIRHLLCEIPPLLKLACADTSRYELMVYVMGVTFLIPPLVAILASYTLILFAVLHVPSTEGRKKALVTCSSHVMVVGMFYGAATFMYVLPSSFHSPKQDNIISVFYTIVTPALNPLIYSLRNRDVMGGMRKVLGKYILLAYSLLLPSRMKAR